Proteins from one Gimesia maris genomic window:
- a CDS encoding glycosyltransferase family 39 protein produces MEDNNTILSSKRETNWYRWSLVVIILLFLIWRVPLVMREAGGQDEEWFAIPGSTIWQEGIPRVPFVPQRNRESAFYNVDKALFALPPLFYYASAPLYAVLPPTYSTTRLVSITAGVGAIILIYLLAWRILKDPLAGVIGTGLFSLSRLLFLPAMISRPDMLCGMWGLAALWMMWRWYDNEKRYRDLILAGICLGLGMLTHPFAIVFCIQVGLWAVLTQGTWRERFSRGTVITGCALAIFALWLPLIFAYPETFRLQFSNNVLDRSGPGLISRLLFPWPYFPTQLGLLREYAGTIQLTLMTGGLLAGTWLAWRSVDRRPRILIYLSWSSIYLLIACQGSHPTKGYWCYPGALLFLCLGWGLSRLGRNFWEHSLTWRVAAVSGALIFVAAMFPGSGIRTWVAHIQNWSNVNYSGPRFAQQIIDDIPPDARVTVDRAFVYNFSAAGRKTLLSMMREFYFDARKFPYDYLVVSYDSQERDTSQAFNGRLIATYGDPHDPFSCYAEVYVPQDSPVQELHKSRNKQLGLR; encoded by the coding sequence TTGGAAGACAATAATACCATTCTATCATCAAAGCGGGAGACGAACTGGTACCGCTGGTCATTAGTCGTGATTATTCTGCTGTTCCTCATCTGGCGTGTCCCTCTGGTCATGCGCGAAGCAGGGGGGCAAGATGAAGAATGGTTCGCAATTCCCGGTTCCACGATCTGGCAGGAAGGTATCCCCCGTGTCCCTTTCGTCCCTCAACGAAATCGCGAAAGCGCTTTCTATAATGTCGACAAAGCCCTCTTCGCTCTACCACCTCTGTTTTATTATGCCAGCGCGCCCCTCTACGCCGTTTTACCGCCGACTTACAGTACGACCCGCCTGGTCTCCATTACGGCAGGAGTCGGTGCGATTATTCTGATCTATCTACTGGCGTGGCGGATATTGAAGGACCCCCTGGCGGGGGTGATCGGCACCGGGCTGTTCAGTCTCTCCCGACTTCTCTTCCTCCCGGCCATGATTTCACGCCCGGATATGCTGTGTGGCATGTGGGGGCTGGCCGCGCTGTGGATGATGTGGCGCTGGTATGACAACGAAAAAAGATACCGTGACCTGATCCTGGCCGGCATCTGTCTGGGGCTGGGTATGCTGACCCACCCCTTTGCAATCGTCTTCTGTATTCAGGTTGGTCTCTGGGCGGTTCTGACACAGGGCACCTGGCGGGAACGCTTCAGCCGGGGGACGGTGATCACCGGTTGTGCTCTGGCCATCTTTGCTTTGTGGCTCCCTCTGATCTTCGCTTACCCGGAAACGTTTCGGCTCCAGTTTTCTAACAACGTCTTAGATCGTTCGGGACCGGGCCTGATCAGCAGGCTTCTCTTTCCCTGGCCTTACTTTCCCACTCAACTCGGCCTGCTCAGAGAATATGCCGGGACGATTCAACTCACATTGATGACCGGCGGACTGCTTGCCGGCACCTGGCTGGCCTGGCGGTCAGTGGATCGGCGGCCACGCATCCTGATATATCTTTCGTGGTCGTCAATCTATCTGCTCATCGCGTGCCAGGGATCTCATCCTACCAAAGGCTACTGGTGCTATCCAGGTGCACTGCTCTTTCTCTGTCTTGGCTGGGGTTTGAGTCGGCTGGGGCGAAACTTCTGGGAACACAGCCTCACCTGGCGGGTCGCTGCCGTGTCGGGAGCCCTGATTTTTGTGGCGGCCATGTTCCCCGGTTCGGGAATCCGTACCTGGGTCGCTCATATACAAAACTGGTCCAACGTCAATTACAGCGGCCCGCGCTTTGCCCAACAGATCATTGACGATATACCCCCTGATGCCCGTGTGACGGTCGATCGGGCCTTTGTTTATAACTTTTCTGCAGCCGGCCGCAAAACACTGCTCTCAATGATGCGGGAATTTTACTTTGACGCACGAAAATTCCCTTACGATTACCTTGTCGTCAGCTACGATAGCCAGGAGAGAGATACCAGCCAGGCATTCAATGGGAGGCTCATCGCAACCTATGGCGATCCTCATGATCCGTTCAGCTGCTATGCTGAAGTCTATGTACCGCAGGATAGTCCGGTGCAGGAACTCCACAAGTCCCGTAATAAACAACTTGGACTAAGATAA
- a CDS encoding ATPase domain-containing protein, giving the protein MNDSKLDQMVQTGNPALDTILEGGLTSGRVYLVEGDPGTGKTTLALQFLLEGAKNGETGLYVTLSETKEELEAVAASHGWNMQEIEVYELVDSNELVDSNASQYSMFEPSEVELSKTIRGVLEHVEQSKPTRVAFDSLSEMRLLAQSPLRYRRQILALKHFFTGRNCTVLMLDDNTAQDADQQLQSIAHGVIRLEHLMGDYGGERRRLRVIKHRGQKFQGGYHDFQLLTGGLNLFPRKGQPQPIENANFPLILSGNDSLDQLVGGGLSPGTSTLLLGPAGVGKSSTAMLYAISAASRGEKAVFFIFDETREVLLERAASLNMPLQEHLESGNILIHQLDPGELLPGEFACQIREAIQPSEDGRRVSVVVIDSLNGYMNAMPHERFLIVQMHEILKTLAKQKILTFLVVAQHGMLGHMATPVDASYLADAVILFRYFEATGELRQAISVVKKRTGSHERTIREFQMRNGVIRVGSPLDEFQGILSGTPTFTGKTSKLLGREHE; this is encoded by the coding sequence ATGAACGATTCAAAACTTGACCAGATGGTGCAAACAGGTAATCCAGCATTAGATACCATTCTGGAAGGTGGTTTGACGTCCGGTCGGGTCTATTTAGTTGAGGGTGACCCGGGTACGGGCAAAACCACCCTTGCCCTCCAGTTTCTGCTGGAAGGAGCTAAAAATGGAGAGACGGGTTTATACGTCACGCTGTCTGAAACCAAAGAAGAACTCGAGGCGGTTGCCGCTTCGCATGGTTGGAACATGCAAGAGATTGAGGTCTACGAACTGGTTGATTCAAATGAACTGGTTGACTCCAATGCCTCACAGTATTCCATGTTCGAACCTTCCGAAGTGGAATTAAGTAAAACGATCCGCGGGGTACTGGAGCACGTCGAACAGAGTAAACCCACGCGAGTCGCCTTCGATTCACTTTCCGAAATGCGGCTGCTGGCACAGAGTCCTCTTCGCTATCGACGCCAGATACTGGCCCTCAAACACTTCTTCACTGGTCGCAACTGCACGGTGCTGATGCTGGACGATAATACCGCACAGGATGCGGATCAGCAATTGCAAAGTATTGCGCATGGCGTGATTCGCCTGGAACACTTGATGGGAGATTACGGGGGCGAACGTCGTCGCTTGAGAGTGATTAAGCATCGAGGCCAGAAATTTCAGGGAGGCTATCATGACTTTCAGTTGCTGACGGGGGGGCTGAATCTGTTTCCCCGCAAGGGACAGCCACAACCGATTGAGAACGCGAATTTCCCACTTATCTTGAGTGGAAACGATTCATTAGACCAACTGGTGGGCGGCGGTCTCTCCCCCGGAACCAGTACCCTGCTTCTGGGTCCGGCAGGAGTGGGTAAATCATCCACTGCCATGCTGTATGCAATTTCCGCTGCGAGTCGGGGCGAAAAAGCGGTCTTTTTTATCTTTGATGAAACGCGTGAAGTCCTCCTGGAGCGTGCAGCCAGTTTAAATATGCCACTTCAGGAACACCTGGAGTCGGGGAATATTCTTATTCATCAGCTGGATCCCGGTGAATTACTGCCCGGAGAGTTTGCCTGTCAGATTCGAGAAGCGATCCAGCCCAGTGAAGATGGCCGGCGGGTTTCTGTCGTGGTTATCGACAGCCTGAATGGTTATATGAATGCAATGCCTCATGAGCGTTTTCTGATCGTGCAGATGCATGAAATTCTCAAGACTTTGGCCAAGCAGAAAATACTGACATTCCTTGTTGTTGCCCAACATGGGATGCTGGGGCATATGGCTACCCCTGTCGACGCCAGTTACCTGGCAGATGCAGTCATCCTGTTTCGTTATTTTGAAGCGACAGGAGAACTGCGGCAGGCGATTTCCGTGGTAAAAAAACGGACTGGCTCTCATGAGCGCACAATACGTGAATTTCAAATGCGGAATGGTGTCATTCGAGTTGGTTCACCTTTAGACGAATTTCAGGGAATCCTCAGTGGTACCCCCACTTTCACCGGAAAAACCTCAAAGTTACTGGGAAGAGAGCATGAGTAA
- a CDS encoding FAD-dependent oxidoreductase, producing the protein MTIETEFITKTWDIPLRASVDVAVIGGGSAGVAAASAAARNGASTILVERYGFLGGTSTAGMVGPFMTSYTPDGKRQLVAGLFQEVIDRMVAMGGAVDPSTTEAGSAWGSFIELGHANVTPFHVESLKMAALEMVCDSGAQIRFHTSFVDVIMDGERISDIVILDKAGLGLLRPKVVIDTSGDGDIAAKAGAPFEVGRREDGKMMPVTLFLTIGNVDDDRVVDWMREHEKLHPGERLFECIVKQARETGDWTLEREFLNIYREPTPGQWRVNTTRVQNIDGTNPDDLSRAEVESRRQAWDLIRFFRSHCPGLENTQLLATGSQVGVRETRHILGDYVLNGQDVLEGRKFADGIAQCSYPIDIHDPQGPRGRLEGIHADHYEIPYRCLVPRQVSNLLVAGRPISADHEGAASARVIPPCYATGQAAGTAASLSLKQSVSPREVDIEHLRKTLQEQGAVV; encoded by the coding sequence ATGACGATTGAGACTGAGTTCATCACAAAAACCTGGGATATTCCGCTGCGTGCCAGCGTGGATGTCGCTGTCATCGGTGGCGGTTCGGCTGGTGTCGCGGCTGCTTCTGCTGCTGCCCGCAACGGGGCATCGACGATTCTCGTTGAACGCTACGGATTTCTGGGTGGAACTTCGACGGCCGGGATGGTGGGGCCCTTCATGACGTCCTATACACCCGATGGTAAGCGACAACTCGTCGCCGGGCTGTTTCAGGAAGTCATAGATCGCATGGTGGCAATGGGGGGCGCCGTTGATCCTTCCACGACAGAAGCGGGTTCCGCCTGGGGTTCTTTTATCGAGTTGGGGCATGCCAATGTGACACCTTTTCACGTCGAATCGCTCAAGATGGCAGCACTGGAAATGGTCTGCGATTCCGGCGCACAAATTCGTTTTCATACTTCATTTGTTGATGTCATAATGGACGGTGAGCGCATTTCTGATATTGTGATTCTTGATAAAGCCGGGCTCGGACTGCTGCGACCCAAAGTAGTCATTGATACTTCAGGAGATGGAGACATCGCAGCCAAAGCAGGGGCTCCTTTTGAAGTAGGCCGCCGCGAAGATGGCAAGATGATGCCAGTCACGTTATTTCTGACGATCGGCAATGTCGATGATGACCGCGTGGTTGACTGGATGCGCGAGCATGAAAAACTGCACCCGGGAGAACGTCTGTTTGAATGTATTGTCAAGCAGGCACGAGAAACCGGCGACTGGACTCTGGAACGCGAGTTTCTGAATATCTATCGCGAGCCGACACCCGGTCAGTGGCGCGTGAATACGACCCGTGTTCAGAATATAGATGGAACGAATCCCGATGACCTGTCTCGCGCCGAAGTCGAAAGCCGACGTCAGGCCTGGGATCTGATTCGCTTTTTCCGTTCGCACTGTCCCGGTCTGGAAAACACACAATTGCTCGCCACAGGCAGTCAGGTGGGTGTGAGAGAAACGAGACATATTCTGGGAGACTACGTGCTCAACGGTCAGGATGTACTTGAGGGACGCAAGTTCGCAGATGGAATCGCCCAGTGTTCCTACCCGATCGATATCCATGATCCGCAGGGGCCCCGCGGCCGCCTGGAAGGCATTCACGCAGATCATTATGAAATTCCCTATCGCTGTCTCGTGCCGCGACAGGTCAGTAATCTCCTGGTGGCAGGACGTCCCATCTCGGCAGACCATGAAGGAGCCGCCTCGGCCCGCGTGATTCCGCCGTGCTATGCCACCGGCCAGGCCGCTGGGACCGCAGCCAGCCTCTCTCTCAAACAGTCTGTCAGTCCCCGTGAAGTCGATATTGAGCATCTGCGAAAAACACTGCAGGAGCAGGGGGCCGTGGTTTAG
- a CDS encoding alpha/beta hydrolase, with translation MLSRYFCFVICMITCCPVVCGADDPGNPRQQVPVYQEHLDLSYYLDSAGKKHSVQSWEDWNIRRGHILANMQTVMGEVPRPTKPVPLDLKVLEETIVGSVKRLKISYHTDDLNQRVKAYLFVPDSASPEHPVPAILCLHQTNSSTGKEEPAGIKGLPNLKYALELAERGYVTLAPDYPSFGEYPYDFKAHPEYRSGTMKAIYDNMRSLDLLQSLDYVQGDRIGCIGHSLGGHNTMFTAAFDSRIKALVSSCGFTRFHKYYGGKLKGWTSDRYMPVINSEYQNNPDLVPFDFTEIVASFAPRAFLACAPISDSNFEVSGVKDVVRIAQPVYALSSQPENLQAVYPEAKHDFPPATRETAYQFFDHHLKQ, from the coding sequence GTGCTTTCAAGATATTTTTGTTTCGTCATCTGTATGATTACCTGTTGCCCGGTGGTGTGTGGGGCAGACGATCCCGGAAATCCCAGGCAGCAGGTTCCCGTTTATCAGGAGCATCTGGATCTTTCTTATTATCTCGATTCAGCCGGGAAGAAGCATTCCGTTCAGAGCTGGGAGGACTGGAACATTCGTCGCGGTCATATTCTGGCGAATATGCAGACCGTGATGGGTGAAGTTCCCCGTCCGACGAAACCGGTTCCCCTGGATCTGAAGGTGCTGGAAGAAACGATTGTCGGGTCGGTTAAGCGGTTGAAGATCTCTTATCATACAGATGATTTAAATCAGCGTGTGAAGGCGTATTTATTCGTTCCCGATTCAGCGTCTCCTGAGCATCCTGTGCCAGCGATACTCTGTCTGCATCAGACGAATTCCAGTACGGGCAAAGAAGAACCGGCGGGAATCAAAGGCTTGCCGAATCTGAAATATGCGCTGGAACTGGCCGAGCGGGGTTATGTCACACTCGCGCCGGATTACCCTTCGTTCGGTGAATATCCCTACGATTTCAAGGCGCATCCTGAATACCGCAGTGGCACGATGAAAGCCATCTATGACAATATGAGGTCTCTCGATTTACTGCAGTCTCTGGATTATGTGCAAGGGGATCGTATCGGTTGCATCGGGCATTCACTGGGAGGCCATAACACGATGTTCACGGCTGCCTTTGATTCCCGGATTAAAGCACTGGTTTCCAGTTGTGGATTTACCCGTTTCCATAAATATTATGGTGGCAAACTGAAAGGCTGGACCAGTGACCGGTATATGCCTGTGATCAATAGCGAGTATCAGAACAATCCGGATCTGGTTCCCTTTGATTTTACCGAAATCGTTGCCAGTTTTGCGCCCCGCGCGTTTCTGGCATGTGCACCGATTAGCGACAGCAACTTTGAGGTGTCCGGCGTGAAAGATGTGGTGCGGATTGCGCAACCCGTTTATGCGTTATCGAGTCAGCCTGAAAACTTGCAGGCTGTGTATCCGGAAGCAAAACACGATTTTCCACCAGCCACTCGCGAAACGGCTTACCAGTTTTTTGACCACCATCTGAAGCAGTAA
- a CDS encoding DUF1549 domain-containing protein, whose product MKSLSLLLVQFFCLTAVCTSYTGSVESAELIGYLPRQAKSIHLTDPDASQQLLVTLKEEQTGSQRDVTREVKYEIIPAGVAQVSSTGFVTPLSDGSATITARLNEKLAVNFPIVVSSFETQRPVNFYNDVIPQLTRGGCNSGACHGTPSGKNNFHLSLLGFEPANDFEYLTKESLGRRVSAAAPETSLLLRKATGELPHGGGSRFKKGGAEYELIKRWIQEGMHYDPESGPTVKHIEIYPQNRVLPLHAQQQLTVTAYFSDGTKQDITRVAEYKPNQPKMSEVDHHGLVTLKDMTGTTSVMVRFQEHVAVFMATIPLGKPTPNLPDPTNFIDKHIFAKLKVLGLPPSENCDDSTFLRRVTLDMTGRIPTLEQTREFLTDNRPDKRARKIDELLDSPGYSDLFAAKWAGILRNKAGGNLEQIARETFAFHSWIRSSISNNKPYNQFVTELVTARGKSGTNPAVSWYRAVKDPKDQMSDIAQVFLGVRIQCAQCHHHPYEKWSQDDFYGFQAFFTTIGRKEVYKLPEDDTVYHKRMVAVAINPNTDRELKPTPLDGDALDIPARRDPRIDLANWISSPENPFFAKMLVNRYWKHFFGRGLVEPEDDIRVTNPATHPELLDELAASFVKSNYDLKQLCRVICNSRTYQFSSFPNQYNQDDDQNYARYYPRRLSAEIMLDAMNDAAGAKNNFNHQPVGVRAVALPDDSANVDSFFLRVFGRPQMDTACECERTANADLAQSLHLINSDTIQNILTTSNGRAVQMARDKSKDDRTHIAELYLLTMSRQPTQEELDTALAHLAKKRQQSASKNQTEEQAVKEAYEDIIWVVINTKEFLFNH is encoded by the coding sequence ATGAAATCGCTTTCTCTTTTACTGGTGCAGTTTTTCTGTCTGACTGCTGTCTGCACATCGTATACAGGTTCTGTGGAATCAGCGGAACTGATTGGATACCTTCCCCGACAGGCAAAGAGTATTCATCTGACTGACCCTGATGCCTCGCAACAGCTTCTGGTAACACTGAAAGAAGAACAAACGGGAAGTCAACGGGATGTGACTCGGGAAGTAAAGTATGAGATCATTCCTGCGGGAGTCGCCCAAGTCAGTTCCACCGGTTTTGTGACGCCGCTGTCCGACGGCAGTGCCACGATTACAGCCCGATTGAATGAGAAGCTGGCGGTGAATTTTCCGATCGTGGTTTCTTCCTTCGAAACGCAGCGACCGGTTAATTTTTATAACGATGTAATTCCACAACTGACACGGGGCGGCTGTAACAGCGGTGCCTGTCATGGCACTCCTTCCGGAAAGAATAATTTTCATCTTTCCCTGCTGGGTTTTGAACCAGCCAATGATTTCGAATACCTCACGAAAGAATCATTGGGACGTCGCGTTTCTGCAGCAGCACCGGAAACAAGCTTGCTGCTTCGTAAAGCAACGGGTGAGCTTCCTCACGGTGGCGGAAGTCGCTTTAAAAAGGGAGGCGCAGAATACGAGCTCATTAAGCGCTGGATCCAGGAAGGAATGCATTATGATCCTGAGTCGGGCCCGACTGTCAAACACATCGAAATCTATCCTCAGAATCGTGTGCTCCCGTTACATGCACAGCAGCAGTTGACGGTCACCGCTTACTTTTCAGATGGAACAAAACAGGATATTACCCGTGTCGCGGAGTACAAGCCGAACCAGCCCAAAATGTCTGAAGTAGATCATCATGGACTGGTAACACTCAAAGACATGACGGGCACCACATCCGTCATGGTTCGCTTTCAGGAACATGTTGCCGTTTTCATGGCAACCATTCCTTTAGGAAAGCCGACACCCAACCTGCCTGATCCGACGAACTTCATCGACAAACATATTTTTGCCAAACTGAAAGTCCTGGGACTGCCCCCTTCGGAAAATTGTGATGACTCCACGTTTCTGCGACGCGTCACCCTCGATATGACGGGGAGAATTCCGACACTGGAACAGACCCGCGAGTTTCTAACAGACAACCGTCCTGACAAACGGGCACGAAAAATTGACGAACTGCTGGACAGTCCCGGATACTCTGATCTGTTCGCTGCCAAGTGGGCAGGAATTCTACGCAATAAAGCGGGGGGAAATCTGGAACAGATCGCGCGAGAAACATTCGCATTTCATTCCTGGATCCGCAGCAGTATTTCGAATAACAAACCTTACAATCAATTTGTCACCGAACTGGTGACGGCACGAGGTAAATCGGGAACCAATCCCGCTGTCTCCTGGTACCGGGCTGTGAAAGACCCCAAAGACCAGATGTCTGACATTGCCCAGGTGTTTCTGGGTGTGCGAATTCAGTGCGCTCAGTGTCATCATCATCCTTATGAAAAATGGAGTCAGGATGACTTCTACGGATTTCAGGCCTTCTTCACGACGATTGGTCGAAAAGAAGTCTATAAACTGCCGGAAGACGACACGGTCTATCATAAACGCATGGTTGCCGTTGCGATAAATCCCAATACTGATCGCGAACTGAAACCAACTCCACTGGACGGAGATGCTTTGGACATCCCTGCCCGTCGCGACCCGCGCATTGATCTGGCCAACTGGATTTCTTCCCCGGAGAATCCTTTTTTCGCGAAGATGCTGGTGAACCGCTACTGGAAACATTTCTTCGGCCGCGGTCTGGTCGAACCGGAAGATGACATTCGAGTTACCAACCCGGCGACGCATCCGGAACTGCTTGATGAACTGGCTGCATCATTCGTGAAATCGAATTACGATCTGAAACAGTTGTGCCGCGTAATTTGTAACAGCCGCACTTATCAGTTCAGTTCGTTCCCCAACCAATACAACCAGGATGATGACCAGAACTACGCCCGCTACTATCCAAGACGTCTCTCTGCCGAAATCATGCTCGACGCCATGAATGATGCCGCCGGCGCAAAGAATAACTTCAACCATCAACCTGTGGGAGTTCGTGCGGTGGCGTTACCTGATGACTCCGCGAATGTGGACTCGTTTTTCCTGCGTGTCTTTGGTCGTCCCCAGATGGATACCGCCTGCGAGTGCGAACGCACGGCCAACGCCGACCTGGCACAGAGCCTGCACCTGATCAATTCTGACACGATCCAGAATATTCTGACGACTTCCAACGGCAGAGCCGTTCAAATGGCTCGTGACAAATCAAAAGATGATCGCACCCACATTGCAGAACTCTATTTACTCACCATGTCGAGACAGCCAACACAGGAAGAACTCGATACGGCGCTGGCACACCTCGCTAAAAAACGTCAACAGTCTGCTTCTAAAAATCAGACAGAAGAACAGGCTGTGAAAGAAGCTTACGAGGACATTATCTGGGTGGTTATCAACACCAAAGAATTTTTATTCAACCATTAA
- a CDS encoding DUF1501 domain-containing protein → MKRRTFLEFGGASLLGLGMNDLLRQQAMAKAMGDSLEDTSVIFVWLPGGPPHMETYDMKPGAPAEYRGEFRPIHTNVPGLDVCEMLPQHARIADKFNLIRSIHHEFADHGGGHKRLMTGRIPATPVGTINDAPAVSTIVKKMLEKNGNEMPVCVSEVDASRASIDTFAMGPAYLGPSSTPFMVAGNPSDPDFKVQNIGVKSSMEARLDDRIAMLKGIDKFRRDVDKSGSMEAMDSFNRQAIDMLTSEKVRSAFDLSQEPKELRDRYGWNAYGQRAILGRRLVESGVRFVTMVWEHPYPGKPTPKTAAYNWDSHAVNAHLFKDCDWRLPPYDQAVSALIEDLYQRGLDRRVLLVVTGEFGRTPKISVQRGTQTGVMQPGRDHWPKAMSVLVSGGGMRTGQVIGATNPKGEYPVERRMTPNDLWATVYRHLGIDYEHVLHDLQGRPVAILPFGEPIPELARVSA, encoded by the coding sequence ATGAAGCGTCGTACATTTCTTGAGTTCGGCGGGGCGAGCCTGCTGGGACTTGGAATGAATGATCTGCTGCGCCAGCAGGCCATGGCAAAGGCGATGGGAGATTCACTCGAAGATACCTCTGTGATTTTCGTCTGGCTTCCCGGCGGTCCTCCTCACATGGAAACCTATGATATGAAGCCTGGTGCACCGGCAGAATATCGTGGTGAATTCCGACCGATTCATACGAATGTTCCCGGTCTTGATGTCTGTGAGATGCTCCCCCAGCACGCCAGAATCGCAGATAAGTTCAACCTGATCCGTTCCATTCATCATGAATTCGCAGACCATGGCGGCGGACACAAACGCCTGATGACCGGCCGGATTCCTGCCACTCCTGTCGGCACCATCAATGATGCTCCCGCAGTCAGTACCATCGTCAAAAAGATGCTCGAGAAAAACGGCAACGAAATGCCGGTTTGTGTTTCCGAAGTTGATGCCTCCCGTGCTTCCATCGATACATTTGCCATGGGGCCCGCTTATCTGGGACCCTCCTCAACGCCGTTTATGGTCGCCGGTAATCCCAGCGATCCGGATTTCAAAGTCCAGAACATCGGCGTAAAGTCTTCCATGGAAGCGCGACTGGATGACCGGATTGCCATGTTAAAAGGCATAGATAAATTCCGCCGCGATGTGGACAAGAGCGGCTCCATGGAAGCCATGGACAGTTTCAATCGCCAGGCCATCGATATGCTGACCAGCGAAAAGGTCCGCAGTGCCTTCGATCTGTCACAGGAACCTAAAGAACTGCGCGACCGTTATGGCTGGAATGCATATGGACAGCGCGCCATTCTGGGACGACGACTGGTAGAATCTGGTGTCCGTTTTGTGACGATGGTCTGGGAACACCCTTATCCAGGTAAGCCCACACCGAAAACAGCCGCCTATAACTGGGATTCTCATGCGGTCAACGCGCACCTGTTTAAAGATTGTGACTGGCGTCTGCCACCTTATGACCAGGCCGTTTCTGCTCTGATCGAAGACCTGTATCAGCGCGGGCTGGACCGACGGGTCTTACTCGTGGTCACGGGAGAATTTGGTCGGACTCCTAAAATTTCCGTTCAACGCGGAACGCAGACCGGCGTCATGCAGCCCGGCCGCGATCACTGGCCTAAAGCCATGTCTGTCCTGGTATCAGGTGGCGGGATGCGCACAGGCCAGGTGATTGGTGCGACCAATCCCAAAGGCGAATACCCGGTTGAACGGCGGATGACTCCCAACGATCTATGGGCAACCGTCTATCGACATCTGGGCATCGATTACGAGCATGTCCTCCACGATCTCCAGGGACGTCCCGTCGCCATCCTTCCCTTTGGCGAACCGATTCCCGAACTCGCACGAGTGTCCGCCTGA
- a CDS encoding right-handed parallel beta-helix repeat-containing protein, whose product MNHSRTAVKYLMLSLALMITLSSNFVFAGQENGASQGKAKLPGARPVIHAINYESIQQALDALPAEGGVVMLPPGNFEIDQPLVITKGDVLLMGAGSATHIHNKNEEGKDAIAIHPPADAKLPNGKPDPKPRIWRVQLQNFRVTGNEKSGRGINAKWVQEIYIHGVTCSYHGSDGIFLDFCFEDPRVSDCLITYNKATGLNLIGCHDIVVSANHFEENLDALKCAEGFNLCMSGNNLDDHLRDGVIIENTYGSIVCANMIEECQGRAITLDKECYGITLSANVIAHNGSGIILDDAHGCAVSANTFTLLAADALKIGPKSGRITVTGNNFSNSYIGNGQVKRRTNDLKAAGLTLDKTRGVTVSGNLFSSVRPKAVEVIEPTTHVIFGNNLLIDVESDHEKLTESIIKNTLIAPAESVKPEAKPSEK is encoded by the coding sequence ATGAATCATTCTCGCACAGCCGTTAAATATTTAATGTTGTCTCTGGCGCTCATGATTACGTTGAGCTCCAATTTCGTGTTCGCCGGTCAGGAAAACGGGGCAAGTCAAGGGAAAGCGAAACTGCCTGGGGCACGCCCTGTGATCCACGCAATCAATTATGAATCTATCCAACAGGCGCTGGATGCTCTTCCTGCTGAAGGGGGCGTCGTCATGCTGCCTCCCGGGAACTTTGAAATTGATCAGCCATTAGTCATTACCAAAGGTGATGTGTTGCTGATGGGGGCCGGTTCCGCGACACACATTCATAATAAAAATGAAGAAGGAAAGGATGCAATCGCCATTCATCCGCCGGCTGATGCAAAGCTTCCGAATGGAAAGCCCGATCCGAAGCCACGCATCTGGCGTGTGCAGTTACAGAACTTTCGTGTGACAGGAAATGAGAAGAGTGGGCGGGGCATTAATGCCAAATGGGTTCAGGAGATTTACATCCATGGGGTCACCTGCAGCTATCATGGCAGCGACGGTATTTTTCTGGACTTCTGCTTTGAAGATCCCCGTGTTTCCGACTGTCTGATTACCTACAATAAAGCCACCGGGTTGAACTTGATCGGCTGTCATGACATTGTGGTCTCAGCGAATCATTTTGAAGAGAACCTGGATGCGTTAAAATGCGCGGAAGGATTTAATCTATGCATGAGTGGCAACAATCTGGATGACCATTTACGGGATGGTGTGATCATTGAAAATACCTATGGTTCTATTGTCTGTGCCAACATGATTGAAGAATGCCAGGGCCGGGCGATTACCCTGGATAAGGAATGTTATGGCATTACGCTGTCTGCCAATGTCATCGCGCATAATGGCAGCGGCATTATTCTGGATGATGCCCATGGTTGTGCGGTCAGTGCGAATACATTTACACTGCTGGCTGCGGATGCTTTAAAGATTGGACCCAAGTCGGGTCGGATCACGGTGACGGGCAATAATTTCTCCAACAGCTATATTGGAAACGGACAGGTCAAACGCCGTACGAATGATCTGAAAGCTGCGGGGCTGACGCTGGATAAAACCCGCGGAGTCACCGTTTCCGGCAACCTGTTTTCTTCGGTTCGACCGAAAGCAGTGGAAGTGATCGAGCCGACAACGCATGTGATCTTCGGGAATAATCTGTTAATCGATGTCGAATCTGATCATGAAAAGCTGACCGAATCCATTATCAAGAATACGCTGATCGCTCCTGCGGAATCTGTAAAACCAGAAGCAAAACCATCTGAAAAATAA